CAAAAGCACACAATTAACAGCCATCATCACTGGAACTACTGCCCTGTTCCTCAAGAGGACTCAAGAACATTTAATTCCACAACCTCAAGCAAAAGTtgcagctgcttcctggtacctactGACTTCATGTGCTCTAGTTCTACTTCAATCCAATGGTCAGGCAGCAATAGGACCATGTGATCTACTGCATGTGTACCAGGATGCAGCCTATTTTCTAGAGCATTGCATTTAAAACTTTGCATATCCTGAatgagttaaacaaaaaaaaaaaacacaacaaagcaaaaagaTTGATAAAGCTAATAAGAAAATCGATTTTAAAAGTGTTAGTTATCACTTATATAAAGTAGACAGATATATTACACATATAAGGTTGAACCAATGTAAAAACAAGTAAGGCCAAACGCAGGGCtcataaaaagaaacaaggttGAATCAAGCTCTTAAGTCTTTAGATCTGggtattgaagacattgagacaAATTAAACCTTGCGTATCCACATTAATAGATAGTGTTTTAGCTACAGGCTTCTGATTGTCCACTTCTATATCCTGGCTGTAAACATACATCAGATGTCTAACACaagaatacacatttatttaagcaATACTAATGATTAATAAAACTGACCGTTTTTGTGACTTCCTGTTCCTTTACTCGCTTCTCTTTGATCGTTTCCTGGTAAACTTTGTAGTTGACATATTCCCGTTTTGGGGCCTGTAACAGAGAACACCACTTACACACTATAGATGATGCTGTATTCATATTCAcatttatgatttaaatgtatttattttatttatttataaagttGAGTGTCTCTGAAGCATCAAACTGAATACTGTTACATGATTTTGGATAGAGAAAACTTAAGAATTTGACATTTTAGATCctgtaaaaacattttcaacataATCTCTAGATTCCTTTATCGCTATTCCatatcacttttttaaaattattattttgttttctttctcaaatcacaaacacaaattaGGTGCTGTGTAATAGAAAAAGATATGAAACTCTAACCTTTGCTCCAAGCATTACTGCTCGTTCTTGTTCAAAAACTCTTTGCTGTTCCTTCTTGTATCCTGTGATGCCAAATCTGTGAACTTCCAGTCGAGCCTAATTAACAGGAAACTTAATATTATGTATAAgcataaagaatatatatattttaatacagcaCTAACAGTTGGTTTCACATTCAaattagtactaatcttggaccTCTTGTTAATCTAGTAACCAGGATGCTAATCAGTATGTGTGAAGCCATGCGTAAAAGTGTAATAGATTGAATGGTCTGACTGCAGCTCTATGTTGGAATGACCTACAGCACAGAGCGTAATTAGACACCAGGAACAAAAACAACTTCTGTTAAAAGCATATGCAATAGTATCAACTGTCCTAACTTTCAGCACAAAAAAAGGGGAGACCTAGTCTTGCTTGCGCCAAGTTGAAGACTTAGTTATCTTTCATGCAATATCTTGTGTCTGGGGCGGCATAGTTGAACAAAAGCTTTACAAAGTCTCGTAAAAATCCAAACAAACCATAATCCatcttaaaaacattttaaatatgtatcactACTGAGCTGAGATGTATCAAGTTACCTTTTCGAGGTTAAAAACTTCTGTGTCCATTTTCTTTTCCTCATTTTTTTCAGCAACCTGTAAAATAGTCTGTTAGTctgtattaaaaataaaggaTGGCTCAAGAGCCATGCTTTCCAGTGATAGTTTTCTCGAACATTCCGGAGACTGTCTTGGATGGACAACTTGGCCACTGCAGTGAGGGACTGCTGGTTACATCGAAACCCACTATCATGCCCTTTGTGATGTCTCCGAGATCCTTCTCCTCTTGCatcattgttgctgaatagttgcacagaACTTTTACACAGCTTACATGTCACATGGCCACATACATTTGACATCATTGCAGAATCTGTTCTGACTACAGGTTAAAGCAACATTTCTAAAGGTGATACTTATACTTTcattatatatgaaaaaaaatatattaaaaaaaacattcatctcAGTGGTGTATCCACAATTTGCTACAGAAATGTACACATCATACATTGTACTTAGAAGCACCGCTAATGATCTGATTGCAAATTGACATATGATAATGCTCAATTTACCTTCGAGTTAGAGACAGGTGCCTGTGAACTTGCAATGTTCATCTTCTTTTTTGAAGGATTGTGAAACGTCACAACTTCAACCTGAGCTTGTTTTTTTGCTGATACTGTTTCTGGGCTGGCCATTCCTGTATGGCTGTTTTTACTACAAGAAGAGTTTGAAATGACAGCCTTTTTGCCCTTCAGTTCTGGTACACCAATGCTTTTGAAGGCTCTGTCAATATCAGCACAGTCAGTCTCAAAATCCACAGGTTCAGAATCTGACAGTTTCTCTTCATTGCACtttgttccttttttctttttggaattcttttttcttttctttcttgtaTCCTCACctgtaaagaaaaagaaagttg
This sequence is a window from Acipenser ruthenus chromosome 6, fAciRut3.2 maternal haplotype, whole genome shotgun sequence. Protein-coding genes within it:
- the c6h1orf131 gene encoding uncharacterized protein C1orf131 homolog, whose product is MNGNTHRRDTETEECFLDTVLNNLYDFGEDTRKKRKKNSKKKKGTKCNEEKLSDSEPVDFETDCADIDRAFKSIGVPELKGKKAVISNSSCSKNSHTGMASPETVSAKKQAQVEVVTFHNPSKKKMNIASSQAPVSNSKVAEKNEEKKMDTEVFNLEKARLEVHRFGITGYKKEQQRVFEQERAVMLGAKAPKREYVNYKVYQETIKEKRVKEQEVTKTESKSELMKKKKKREQDERTKKKKSGSSILPNGQVGRFKNGTLILSPVEIKKIKSSKVIK